Part of the Lichenicola cladoniae genome is shown below.
GTTTCCACGCCGCAGGCTTTCTACTCGTTGTTGACCGCCAGTGGCTCGAAAGACCCGAATGCGATGGGGTCTTTCATCGCAGCAAACCCGGAGTTCAAGCCATTCGGCGTCTGGGCGAAGACCGGGCCGTGGACCGGCTCCTATGCCGAGGAACGTTATAACGGCTTGAATGCCTTCCGCTTCGTCGACGCCTCGGGCACGGCGCATGCCGTGCGCTGGTCTCTGTTGCCGGCGGCTCAGCCGGTCACGATCGATCCCGCCTCGCTCGACGCCGGCGGTGCCGACGTGCTGGAGCAGGAGATCACCAAGCGGGTGCAGGCCGGCCCGGTGCGCTGGACCATGCAGGTAGCGGTGGCCGACCCCACCGATCCGACCGCCGATCCTAGCAAGCCCTGGCCGGCCGATCGGCACACGGTCGATGTCGGCACGCTGGTGGTGAGCCAGGTGCAGCCGGAGCGCGACGGACCGTGCCGCGACATCAACTATGATCCGACCGTGCTCCCCGACGGGATCACCACCTCCGACGACCCCTTCCCGGCAACGCGGTCGGCGGCATACGCGGTGTCGTACGACCGGCGTACAGCCGAGGCAGCCCATTATCCCCGCACCGAGGGAGCCAATCCATGACCCAGGTCGCCACTGCCACGACCGTCCGGCGGCGCTTTACCCCGCTTCAGCGCGGGCTGCACTGGCTGATGGCAGCCTGCATCCTCGCCATGCTGTTCATCGGCGTCGGCATGGTCTCGACGGTCAGCCAGCGCTACCTGACCCTGGTCTCGATCCACAAGCCGCTC
Proteins encoded:
- a CDS encoding catalase family peroxidase, with protein sequence MPPDHRPPPRAPLGSLIVIAAVVGCTAAAFAYTAGWLSPHRLTPSRLVAGFGTPTDLGHRRNHAKGVCFTGQFESSGAGAALSRAVVFAAGSYPVVGRFNLGTPNPDAKDASVRVRGLSIQVKPPGGQEWRSGMINAPFFPVSTPQAFYSLLTASGSKDPNAMGSFIAANPEFKPFGVWAKTGPWTGSYAEERYNGLNAFRFVDASGTAHAVRWSLLPAAQPVTIDPASLDAGGADVLEQEITKRVQAGPVRWTMQVAVADPTDPTADPSKPWPADRHTVDVGTLVVSQVQPERDGPCRDINYDPTVLPDGITTSDDPFPATRSAAYAVSYDRRTAEAAHYPRTEGANP